The proteins below come from a single Chryseobacterium sp. MA9 genomic window:
- the traN gene encoding conjugative transposon protein TraN, translating into MRITFNIKLLAIVLTSFLSIVTAQDTIGFRALYKARIDPQKMQVTYDKTTHLLFPSPIRYVDLGSDYITAGKTDDLENVLRIKAAVKDFEPETNFSVITKDGKFYSFDVLYSPYPEALSYDLSKLRMDNYKGNNSEILFEELKGDSSSVTDHIMKTLSESSKRSTRHIHSKSDGIEFIVKSLNLYKGRFYFVLQIKNSRNINYQVDYINFKITDKKNLKRTVVQNKILYPLRIYSPAESIESQSTSSSVYLFDQFTLPNDQVLFIEIFEKNGGRHQRIKVKNKDLIKAEPIEKHF; encoded by the coding sequence ATGAGAATAACTTTTAATATAAAGCTCTTAGCAATTGTTTTAACTTCTTTCCTATCCATTGTTACAGCGCAGGATACCATTGGGTTTAGAGCGCTATATAAGGCAAGGATTGATCCACAGAAAATGCAAGTCACGTATGATAAAACAACACACCTCTTATTTCCTTCTCCTATACGATATGTTGATTTAGGCAGTGATTATATTACGGCTGGCAAAACTGATGATTTGGAAAACGTTTTAAGAATTAAAGCAGCCGTAAAAGATTTTGAACCCGAAACCAATTTTTCAGTGATCACCAAAGATGGCAAATTCTATAGTTTTGATGTATTGTACAGCCCTTATCCTGAGGCTCTCAGCTATGATCTTTCAAAATTACGAATGGACAATTACAAAGGCAATAATTCTGAAATACTTTTTGAAGAACTGAAAGGTGATTCCTCCTCTGTTACAGATCATATCATGAAAACACTTAGTGAAAGTTCAAAACGCAGTACCCGGCACATCCATTCGAAAAGTGATGGCATAGAATTCATAGTAAAGTCATTGAACCTATATAAGGGAAGGTTCTATTTTGTTCTGCAAATTAAGAACAGCCGAAATATTAATTATCAGGTTGATTATATCAATTTCAAAATCACTGATAAAAAAAACCTGAAGCGTACCGTTGTTCAGAATAAAATATTATACCCACTTCGGATATACTCCCCAGCCGAAAGTATTGAATCCCAATCTACATCTAGCAGTGTTTATCTTTTTGACCAATTTACGTTACCTAACGATCAGGTATTGTTTATTGAAATATTTGAAAAAAATGGCGGCCGACATCAGCGGATCAAAGTAAAGAATAAAGACTTAATCAAAGCAGAGCCCATCGAAAAACATTTCTAA
- the traM gene encoding conjugative transposon protein TraM has product MKNQNSSNIRVTEGDKNDEPKNRKLTIEQLKKPVIYFLMTIVCAGCLYLIFNPKEEKDHSAKIGFNSVIPQASDGQLQSDKQKAYEQQLLEQKNEEKKNALKTLSDYWTDSSQGTSAPNPILLQNESGTAPVSNQNPTSSYRNAQQALSSFYSRDDKEVNTLKREIHRLKTEASQREAVPVGTSINDQLELMERSYQLAAKYLPASKHEVPENKSGIKEVSASAKARITVATPVTHSVVSSLYRDSADSIIFRSLNDKRFTGIQDKQFQESTPGNSIRAAIHETKMVTSESMVAIRLLESLMLGKIKLPVGTVLKAKVNFQGGRLHLNISTIAYGGIIEPVDVNIYDNDGQLGLYIPYSSEQNALSDIAANMGQNSGTNIMMTRSAGQQVTADLTKGLIQGISGYFQKKVRQQKITVKIGHLVFLVSKNN; this is encoded by the coding sequence ATGAAAAACCAAAATAGTTCCAATATCAGAGTAACGGAAGGTGATAAAAATGATGAACCAAAAAACCGTAAGCTGACCATTGAGCAGTTGAAGAAACCTGTCATTTACTTTCTAATGACCATTGTATGTGCAGGTTGTTTGTATTTGATTTTTAACCCCAAAGAAGAGAAAGACCATAGTGCAAAGATAGGGTTCAATTCAGTTATACCCCAGGCCTCTGATGGCCAGCTGCAGTCCGATAAGCAGAAAGCGTATGAACAGCAATTACTGGAACAGAAAAATGAAGAAAAGAAAAATGCGCTCAAAACCTTATCGGATTACTGGACTGATTCTTCTCAAGGTACCTCAGCTCCAAATCCAATACTTTTACAAAATGAATCTGGCACTGCACCAGTATCCAATCAGAATCCAACCAGCAGTTACCGGAATGCCCAGCAGGCATTAAGTTCATTTTACAGTAGGGATGATAAGGAAGTGAATACTCTTAAAAGGGAAATCCATAGACTAAAAACAGAAGCTTCACAACGCGAAGCAGTACCTGTCGGCACCAGCATTAATGATCAACTGGAACTAATGGAAAGATCTTATCAGCTGGCCGCCAAATATCTTCCGGCATCCAAGCATGAGGTGCCTGAAAATAAAAGTGGGATAAAAGAAGTATCAGCTTCTGCTAAAGCCAGAATCACTGTTGCAACACCAGTCACGCATTCTGTGGTTTCAAGTTTGTACCGGGATTCTGCAGACAGTATCATTTTCCGTAGTTTAAATGATAAAAGATTTACCGGAATTCAAGATAAGCAGTTCCAGGAATCTACACCCGGCAACAGCATCCGGGCTGCTATCCATGAAACAAAAATGGTCACCTCTGAAAGCATGGTCGCAATAAGGCTATTGGAGTCTCTCATGCTTGGAAAAATAAAACTCCCTGTCGGAACCGTGTTAAAAGCTAAGGTTAACTTTCAGGGTGGAAGATTACACCTGAACATCTCTACCATAGCGTACGGGGGAATCATTGAACCTGTTGATGTTAATATCTATGATAATGATGGACAATTGGGACTGTATATACCCTACTCCTCTGAACAAAACGCTCTCAGTGATATTGCAGCCAATATGGGTCAGAACTCAGGAACAAACATCATGATGACCCGGTCTGCAGGACAACAGGTGACTGCTGATCTGACCAAAGGACTCATTCAGGGAATATCAGGATATTTTCAGAAAAAAGTCAGACAGCAAAAAATTACAGTCAAAATAGGACACCTTGTGTTTTTAGTTTCAAAAAATAATTAA
- a CDS encoding JAB domain-containing protein: MKFNIVNEIKLTYSREGNAEKLITNSNDAVEVFRAHFDSGEIDYRESFYALYLNNAHKVLGIKRISESGISSTLVDIRIIMQAALLCNASSLIVTHNHPSGNLKPSSEDVKMTNKIKDASEFLNIQLLDHCILTSTEYLSFADEGLL; this comes from the coding sequence ATGAAGTTTAATATTGTCAACGAAATTAAATTAACCTATTCAAGGGAGGGGAATGCTGAAAAATTAATAACTAATTCCAATGATGCCGTTGAAGTATTCAGGGCACATTTTGATAGTGGTGAAATTGATTATAGGGAATCATTTTATGCACTGTATTTGAATAACGCCCATAAGGTTCTGGGAATAAAAAGAATTTCGGAATCAGGAATTTCCTCAACCTTGGTAGACATTAGAATTATTATGCAGGCCGCACTTTTATGTAATGCATCATCTCTTATTGTTACGCATAATCATCCATCAGGAAATCTAAAACCATCATCCGAAGATGTAAAAATGACCAATAAAATAAAGGATGCATCGGAATTTTTAAATATACAACTGCTTGACCATTGTATTTTAACTTCTACGGAATATCTATCATTTGCTGATGAAGGATTACTATAA
- the traK gene encoding conjugative transposon protein TraK, whose amino-acid sequence MEFKILRNIENSFRQIRLFTFVFALLCLGVVGIAVYKSYSFAEEQRQKIYVLDNGKSLMVALSQDISINRPVEAREHVRRFHELFFTVAPDKSAIESNVKRAFNLADQSAFNYYKDLSEKGYYNRIISGNIQQRIEVDSITADFSSYPYAVKTYGKQFIIRSSNLTIRNLITQCSLVNSVRSDSNPQGFTIEKFNVVENKDLETVNR is encoded by the coding sequence ATGGAATTTAAAATCTTAAGAAATATAGAAAACAGTTTCAGGCAGATCAGGCTGTTCACTTTTGTATTTGCCCTGCTATGCTTGGGAGTTGTTGGTATAGCTGTTTATAAGTCATACAGCTTTGCAGAGGAACAGAGACAAAAGATTTATGTATTGGACAATGGTAAATCATTGATGGTTGCACTTTCTCAGGATATATCCATCAACAGACCGGTAGAAGCAAGGGAACATGTTAGGCGTTTCCATGAGCTTTTCTTTACAGTAGCTCCCGATAAAAGTGCAATTGAAAGCAATGTTAAAAGAGCATTCAATCTGGCTGACCAGTCGGCGTTCAATTATTACAAAGATCTTTCTGAAAAAGGATACTACAACCGAATCATCAGCGGAAATATACAACAGAGAATTGAAGTTGACAGTATAACCGCAGATTTCAGCAGCTATCCCTATGCAGTCAAGACATATGGCAAACAGTTTATTATTCGTTCAAGCAACCTGACCATAAGAAACCTGATCACCCAGTGCTCATTGGTTAATTCTGTCCGATCTGACAGCAATCCCCAGGGATTTACAATTGAAAAGTTCAATGTCGTTGAGAATAAAGATTTAGAAACAGTTAACCGATAA